AGCCCGCCTTGAGACGGTTTTGCAAGGCCGCCAGACTTTCGGGGGTGATCTCGGTATAGGCAGCCGCCAGATTCAGGTCTTGGGCCTGGGCTTTCAGATCGGTTGAGAGACTGCCTGCTGCACTGTTTTGACGTGCCGAGGCATTGAGTTCCAGATTTTGGGCCTGAACACTCAGATCGCGCCAATTGCTTGAATCGACCTGCATGCTCTGCGCACTGGATTCGAGTTTCAGTTCTGAACCGGTCTTGCCTTTTTCAAGACCTGCGCTTTGGGTCTTGAGGCGTATATTCTGACCTTCGGCGCGATAGCCCTGTCCATTCAGATCGAGGCTCCAGTTCTGGGCCTTGAGGCGCATGCTGACAGATTTTAACTGCTCAACAAAATCATCCATTTTGAGCATTTCACGCAATTGGGCGCTGTCGCCTTTGCTGAGCCGATCGAGCAAGGCGGTTGAAATCCCCGCTGCCTTCATGGCGCTTTCAAGCTGCTGGGCGCGATCGCCCCCCTGATTGAGTACTTTTTGAAAGTATTTGAGCGTGTCCTGCGTGACCTGGGCCTGGCCCTCGGCATTGAAAAGCTGCACCCGCAGGGGCTTGCCCTCTTCGTAGCGCACAGCTCCTGTTTCTGCCTGCATGCGGGCGGTATTGCCCAGGTGGGTATAGCTCAGATCGGTTCCGGCGACTGAAAGGCTGGCTTTGTTTTGTTGGCGGGTATCGCCCTGGGTTTGGAAATGGGTGAAAACAGCGGTTTGATCGCCATTTGCACTGTTGCGGCTGCGCAGATCTATTTTGCCTGAAATGCTGCCGCTGTGATCCTGGGTATGGGTGCGGTAGTCGCCCCGCAGTTGCAGGGTGCCTTCAGCAGAATCACCCAAGAGACTGCGGGCCTGGCCTGGCAAGGCCGGAATTGCTGCAATTTCATCTTTGTCGAGATGCACCTGGGCGGTGGCATCCTGAATCACGACCTGGGTATCCAGATGCCCAGCAATATCTGTGTTCAGGCCCATTTGAAACTTTCCTTGCAGTGTATCGGCCTGGGCATCGGCGCTGGCCTGGGGGCCTTGGGCGTGGGTGCTGCCCTGCACGGGAATCTGACTGAAGCGGGCCTGTAAGCCTTCGGGGCTGACATTGAAGCGGGTGTTTTGCCCATTCAGCCCCAGATTGAGTGCGCCCTGGGCGCCGCCTTGGGTGGAAAGGGGCAGGTTGCTGAGTTGAATTTGGCCGGGGGTCAGATAGAGCTTGCCTTTTTCACGGCTCACGCTCATGTGAATGCCCATTTTTTCAAGTTCTGGCAAGGCATATTTGTTCAGGGCTTTTTCTGCTGCCCAGAGCCGGGTGCCTTCACCAAAACCCGGCGAAGCGACATAGAGCCGGCCCTGGTTGTCTGCGCGCAGCACAATCGGGCGGGTCGCCAGACCCACTTCACCCAAGAGGGGCAGGTCGGCCTTGGGGGTTTCGACTTGAATCACATAGCCTGGGCCATAGCCCTCCTTGTCACCGGCTGGCACATAACGGGCATTGGCTTGGGCCCAGCCGGATGAGCTTTCGACCAGCCCGCGCTTGAGCGAGTCGACCAGGGGGCCATTCCAATCAAAGTCGAGTTTGCCACCGGCGGTACCGCTCAAATCGCCTTGGGCATCGTCGGTAATGCCGTTGATATCCTTGAGCGAAAGATCGAGATCCAGTCGCACGTCTTTGTAGCGGGTATTCAGACGGGGGGCGTCTCCCCCCAGCCAAACGGTGATGCTTTTGCTTTCGCTGTCATAGCTCAGGGTGTTCATGCTGTCTTTGAGCTGGGCTTCAAGCAGGGTGCGGGTGGTGGGGTCACTTTGGCTTTTACTCAGGGCTTGAGCGAGTCCTGCGCGTTCATTGAGGTCGATTCTGCCGTTTTTGTCGCCATCGGCCTGTTCGACAAAACTGAAAATTTCAGCGGCGGGTTTTTCAAAGGTCATGGCGGCGACATTGCTGTAGCCATCTTGGGCGGCGTTCAGGTTAAAGGCAATCGAGACGGATGAGTCTTGATTCGCGCCCAGACGTTGCACCGCTTGTTTCAGGTTTTCTGAAGTTTTTTGATCGAGTTTGCCATCGAGTGCATCGGCCAGAAAACTGTCAAAATCGCCCTTGGGGTTTTCTTTGAGGTATTCCTGCTTCAGGCTTTGGTATTCTTCGCGGGTCAGTTTATTGTCGCTGAGGGCTTTGTCCAAACCAGGCAGGGGGCCCGTGCCCGCGCCACTCCGACCGGCCTTGCGTTCCCACAGGCCCTGTACGTTTTCGCGGTTAAATTGAACACCCATTATTCAGCGGCGCTTTCCTGTTTGCTTGCGCGAATTTTTAGCTTTGCGATTCTGGCCCGTTTGGGCCAAAACCTGGCGCTTGCTCTCTTCGGTAAATGATCTGCGGGCGAAGCGCGTCAGTTACGATTCACAGCTTGTCTTTCCACCTGCGGGGAATGACCTGCGAGCGAAGTGCGTCAGTTGCGTTTCACAGCTTGTCTTTCCACCTGCGGGGAATGACCTGCGAGTGAAGTGCATCAGTTGCGATTCACAGCTTGTCTTTCCACCTGCGGGGAATGACCTGCGAGCGAAGCGAGTCAGGTCCATTCCCTGCCCTTTTAATTATAACCGAAGCTTAAAAAAACATGCCTGTGGGGGAGTAAATACTGGGGCGCTGCTTTCTGGCGTGCAGCCTGAAAATTCAGTAAGGTGCCTGTAAACGCTGACTGAGTGCCCCAAAGATTTTCCGGTTGAGGTTTATTTGCTTTTCCAATTTTTGTTAAAAATTCTAAAGAATTAAGACAATGGGTAAGCAAATGCTTTGATTGTGACGAAATCTAGCCGATCTTTTTCTGCATCAAATATTCATTCCGCTCAGGCTGGGTGGAGACGATTTCAAAACCGGCTTTCAGATAGGTCCTGAGAGCTTGCTGGTTGTGGGTGAAAACAGCAAGGCTCAGGGTTTTTGCCTGCAGGTGGGTTTGGGCAATTTCAGTGGCCTCTGCCAAGAGTTTTGCCCCCAGGCCCAAGCCCTGGTAGCGAGGGTTGAGATACATTTGAATGATTTCAGCCCTGTCTGACTGGGGCCTGATCAACCCACAGAGGCCAATCAGCCTTGAGTCCGCAAAAGCCCCCAGCATGATATTCTCGCGGCTCCCGGTCTCAATTTCCTGTTCGAAAAAGAGTTTGGGCAATTGGCTTTGGGCCTGATAATCGGCACCAAAGCATTCAGGAAAGGTTTTCAGGCTTTCGAGCCGTACCGCCCGGTAGGCCCGGCTGTCTTCAGGCTTGAGAATGCGAAAGATAAACCTGGGCGGCTCAGACATGCTTCGTTTTAAGATTCCAGCGGCAGAAAGGCAATCTGATCGACCCATTGGCCGGTGCCGGTGGTATCAAAGACATAAAAGCTTTGTCCCTGGCGGCTGGTGGCAGGAATCACGCTCAGATAATGGCTCTGGTTGCGGGTTAAACCTGAATTCAGACAGTGGTTCAAATCCAGGCCAAAATGTTCACGGCGGTAGCCGGGCTTTTGATGGTAAAGCGCCTGGTAGAGGTCTGCCAGAGCGACAGGGGCTCCATCGGAACTGCGGAACTCACTGTAGAGTTCAAAGACTTGCTTCATAAAGGCCTGGGCATTGGTTTTCCAGCTGGCAACCTGTTTAAAACAGGCGTTAATCGCTTCTTGCAGGCCTTCCATGCTCAAGGGCTCAAGCGTTTCATGTGAGCGGGCATTGAGCACCCGGCAAAAGGCTTTGTTTTTACGGGTCAGTGTGACCTCAACCTTTTGGCTGATATAAAAACGTGGATAGTCTCCACTGACAGGCCATTTTTTGAGTTCGCATATTTTTTTAAGTAAAAAAAGTTCAGAAGAAACCTCGCTTTCTCCCATATCAAGGTCTTCGGCGTCAAAGCTCATGAGGGCTTTGACAAAATCTCCCGATTGGGCGTAAGGAATAACGCTGTTTTCGTCTTCTCCGGTGGCTTGAAAAATCAGATGGTGCATGGTTTCTCCCTCAGGCTAATGGCAGGATCAATGCGCCCTGCAACATATTCGACAAGGTTTGTAGAAAATTGGTAAAAATCAAAATGCCGATCAGAATCAGAAATACGCCACTGGCAATTGAAATTTTCTGCATGTGTTTTTGCAGTTTGCGAAAGTGAACAAAAATCTGATCCATCATCAAAGCGGTCACAAAGAAGGGTATTGCCAGTCCCAGCGAATACATGGCCAAGAGACCAATGCCTTCGCCGACTGAGTTTTTGGTACTGGCAATTGCCAGAATCGCGCCCAGAATGGGGCCGATACAAGGGGTCCAGCCCAGGGCAAAACTGAGCCCGACCAAAAATGCGCCAAAATAGCCGGGTGGCCGGGCTTTGAGGTGCATGCGTTTTTCATAGAGCAGGGCCTTGATCTGAATCACGCCCATCATATGCAGGCCGAGTACAATAATCACGATTCCGCCAATTTTACGCAGCAAATCCTGATGCGTTTTGAGCAGGCCGCCCAGGCTGGTAGCCGTGGCTCCCAGGGCCACAAAGACCAGCGAGAAACCCAGAATAAAAAACAGAGAACTGAAGATAATCTGACGCTGTTGGCGCTTTTTTTCGTTAATCTCCATTTCTTCAGCCTGAAGGGCTCCTGCCGAAGTTCCTGAGATAAAAAACATATACGAAGGAATAATTGGCAGAATGCAGGGCGAAATAAACGAAAAGACCCCAGCGCCCAGGGCGGTCCAAATATCTACAGAACGGGCAAAAGGATCCATCTTTTACCAGCGCAGCGGAGGGTGGGGGGTGGGCAAAGGCGGCAAGGGGGGCGGGGTAGGCCCTGGAGGAAGGGGATCGGGGTAAAGCCGTTTTTTCACGTCTTTGATCTGAGCCATGAGCACGTCTTTGCGGTAAATGCCCACTTCAAAGCCCCCTTTGTGCAGCCCAATTTTATAACCATAGAGGTCGCCGATATAATAGCGGTAACCATCATAGCCCTTGGGCAGAAGGGATTTTTCTTCAAAGGTCAGCATGGTAACTTTTTGATCATTTTTATGTTCTTTGCTTTGGGCATTTTTAAGATCATTGACGACCTGAGAAGCGCTGTTGCTTTCTCCATAGACCAAATCCACGAGTTTCAGGGCGCGGGCAAAGCTGTCATCTTTGGCGCTGGCGGGGGTCACAAACAGCACCACTTCATCGACTGCAGGGGGGGCACTCTCCACATACATCCAGATCATCAGTTTTTGGCCATCCAGCCGGTATTGGCTGAAATAATTGCCCACGCCGAGTTTGTCAAAGGTGGGCAGATCTGAAACCCGCCGATGTTTGAATTCCTGCCCTGTGGGCGTGGGTTTGCGGCTGGTCAGGGTATTCTTGGCGCTGGTGATTTCCATGCCAGGCAGGGCCCAAGCGGGGGCAGACAGGCTCAAGAGCAGTGCAGACAACAGGATACGGTGTTTCATAGTTTATTCAATGCAGGGGTTTGAGCCCGCTCCATTGACGACCTCCTTTGTACTCGGTGCTTGGCCAGCTTCATCAAAGCGGGCCGGGTATTTGTAAACTTCGGTTTCGGTATCGCTGATCATGCGGTAGTAAATCTGGCGCCAGACAAAGCGATCGGTAAAGGCTGATGCCAGCAGCGTCAGCCAAACAAAAACGTAGGCGAAAGGTGACCACAGGGCCCAGGACAGTTTTCCGCCCAGCAGTGCAGGTTTGGGGCGTTGGTCGCGTACCTGATTTAGGGCCTGAATAAACAGGGCACACTGGATCACTCCGGCTGGAAAAAAGCTGAGCATGCCCCAGGTGGTCCAGGCAATGGGTTGACCCGCCTGAAGCGCTGAAAACAGCTGCCAGAGGCCAGTAGCGGCGACACCATGAATCACAGTCAGGGCCGTGAGTGAAGCATACCAGACCTCTTTCAGCGTGTGCTTGCCGATCACACATTGGCGCACGGCAAAGATCAGAATATCTTTGATTGAATATTCACTGGAGAGACTGGTCATTGAGGAAGTGACAAATTCAACACGGTATTTGCCCTTGCGCACACATTCATTCAGCACGCAGTCGTCGGAAAGGGCATTGTCCCACTGACGGCGGATATTCAGCTCTTCAAAACGCTTGCGGGTAATCGCCATTGATCCGCCCCAAGCAGCCACATAGCGGTTATTGTAAAAATTACTGAACTGGTAACCTGTCCAGAGGGCCAGGGCATAGGTAATTGGGCGGCCAGGAATCGGACGATACCAGCGATAGGAGGTGGTGGCCCCCACATTCTCCCGGCTCAGGGGAGCGACCAGATGCCGCAACCAATTGGTCGATACCCGTGCGTCACTGTCCACGAAGGCATAAATATCCACGCTTTCATCAAGTGAATCCATGGCCGCCATCATATTGTCGAGCTTCTGGCAGCGTTGTTTACTGAAGCCCCCAAATTCAAGACGGGCCGGCACAGGAGATTCAGCCACCAGGCGTTTGAGCACGGGGTAGGTATCATCGTACGGATCCACTGTAACAAAAATAATTTCGTAATTGGGATAATCCTGCTGCAGGAGCATGCGCATATTGTCTTCGAAATCGGGATCGAGGTCTTTGCAGGGGGAGATCAGGGCTACTTTGGGCCAGGATTGCGGATCGCTCTGGGGAGGCAAGGTGGGGGCTTGATCCAGCTCACGCCGAAAGAAACGGATCGTTAAAATGCCGCTTGCGATGATATAGCTTGAGAAACCGAGGCTGAGTAAAGCCAAAAGGATATAAAGGAGCGACATGATTCTCCACTTTTTTTATTAATTATAGCAGGGGCGGCCCGTGACCCGGAACACCTGAGGGCAGGTGAGCCCAGCTTTAACTTTTGAAGGCCATCAAGCTCTCGGGCCGCTCTTTTCTGCTGATTTATTGATCTAAGCTTTGAGCTGTGCTTTTTTGTTTCATTCTGAAATTTCAGAATGAAACGTCAGGAGCGACTGGGCGATTAGAATCAAATTATTCAAGAAGAAATCAGGAAAATGATCATGTTGAAATCTAATAAACAATTCAAAATACTTGCCCTCAGTCTTGGCTTTTCCCTGGCTGCTACGGCTTTGTCGCCTTCGGCTTACGCTGCAGATCCCATTCCTGGAAAAAAGGTAGTTGAAATCATGATTCGCCAGGACCTTTTCAGCAATCAGCGTGTGATTCGGGATATTTCGCTCGACCTTTCCATGGAGGAAAAAGCGCTGCTCTATATGAATTTTGAAAAGCAACCCATGAATACGGCTCTGTTCAATATCTTGCCAACTTTTGGCTCAGCCTCCTATCAACAAGGTGACCTCTTTGGCGGGATCTCGATGACCTTGCTTGACGGTCTCGGTTGGAGCATGATTGCAGGTTCCCTTCTTGCCGGTGGCTATAGCAGTGGTTATTATCTCTGGAGTGGAATGCTCTGTTTTGGTTTGGGACGGGTGATAGGACTGACTTCTCCCTTTATGCACGCAGGGCTTTACAATGCCACGCTCAAAGAGAGTCTGGCGTTGGATGGGCGTTATTCAACCAGGTTAAAGGCAGAATCGTTGGTCAATGTGGGTTGGTCTTTTTAAGCCAGACTTGACAGCTTCCGGTGGCCTGAACAGAATAGAGGCAGGTTGGATTGAAAATCAAAGAAAGCAGTTTTTCGCATGTCCTTGGATTCCCGCCGTTTATTCTTGGCCTTGAGTCTTTCGCTGACATCTTTGGCGGGCCTTGAGGGCTGTGCCTGGGTTCAGGCCCAGGACCGCTGGGTTTGGGAAGACCTTTTTTACCATCCGCAACCCGAAGAAAATCTGACCCTGGCCCCTCCTTACCGCAATTTGGTGCTGGATAATCCACAGGATACAGATATTCTGCAGGAATATTTCGTGCCTGTCGCGCATGCCGATGCGTTTCTGAAATTCTACCGACCTGAACAGATCGCCCAGATGTATCCTGAGTTGAAAACCCTGTTTGCCCTCAAAGCCTGTATCGACCCTGAAGAGCGCTTCAGCAATGAATGGTACCGGGCTTTAAAATCCAGTCGGGTTTGTGAGTAAGTGTTTAAATCTTTGGCCTGGTTGACCTGGCCCCGTCTCTATCTGCTCTGGGCCTGTGTTTCGATTGCCCTGGCTTTGAGCGCCGGGGGCTTTTCGGCTGAAAATATCACCCGCTTGGGGGTCTTGGCCTTTTTACTCTTTCAAGGGCTCACCCGTTCGTATTGGCAGAAGCTCTTTTCAGGCAGGAAGCCTCAAGTCCGTTTTATTCTGCTGGGGTGTCTGCTGGCGGTGGGAGTCGAAGGCTTTCACATGATCTCCATGCCTGTTTTCGCGGCTTTAAAAATCACCGCAGAAACAACCTTTTTTCAGGGCTTGGGTTTTTACGCCCTGGATCTGCTCTTTACCTTGCCGGCCTATCTCTTGGTTTTCAGCCTGATCTGGCATTTGATCAACCGCTATGCCTATGGTTTTTGGCACTATACCTTGGTGATGGGGCTGGCCCAGGCCTTGGGCGACGGCGGGCTGTATTTTTTTATCGGAGCGCCGGCCTTGCTTCTGTTTTTGCCCTACCCCATGACCAATTACCATGCAATCAATCTTTTGCCCTATGCCTTGGTGCAAGAGGATTTGAATCCTGAGCGAAAATCCAACTGGAGGTCGAATCTGGCCATTGTTTGGGTGATTCTTGCTTATTTTGTCTGTGGGGCAGTGATCCAGGGGCTGGGGCGGGTGTTCGGCCTGGTGAGCTGATTTATTTCGCAGGGCGTTCCAAAAGCGTAAGGTAGCCCTGTTGTTTTTGCCGCCAAGGGCAAACCCAGGGGCCTGTGCGCAGGGGCGTTAAGCCCGCATGTTTGATGTTTTTCAGCAGTTCCTGGTACTCAATTTCTTTGCCATTGTAGAGCAGGCAGCGCCCTCCCGGCCGAAGCCGATCCCAACTGTGTTTAAGCAGACGCACGGGGTGGTGCATTTCAAGTGGAATCCGCCAGAGCAGAGCATTCTGGGGCAGAATCAGAGGCAGAAAATGACAGATAATCTCCTGCTTTTCGTGAAAATTGAGAAAGTCTGCTTCGAGAAAGCGGGCCTGTGAGGTTTTGGCATAGTAGCGGGCCAGATCCCCACGTGTCACCCCCTCAATCAGATACCAGGGGTCGAGTTCCAGGCCGGTCAGCTCGACCAAGCTGGCCTTTTCACGAAAAAAGGCACTCAGGGCGGGGGCATAGCTCCAGGCATGGGTGCCCACATCCAGCACCCTGACCGAGGTGGGGCTTTTCCAATCTTCAAGGGCGGTTTCCAGAAGGGCATAGCAATAGAGCTGGCGTTCAAAATCTTCACTGCTGACCAGCGGCAGAAAGGTCTTCAAACGGGGATGCGCTTCCAGCCAGGGCTCCAGACGTGCCTGGGCCAGGCTGCGGGCTTCAGTTTCAAGCTGAGCAAAGAGTTGCTCCTTTTCCACAGGGCCAGGGGCTGGGTAGGGCGCGGATTTGTCCTTTAAACGGCGGCGGCGAAGCTCCCACAGGCGGGGATTGAGTTCTGCCAGAATTTTGAAGAGATCGTGCTGGTTGGAAACAAAACTAAACAGCTGGGGATAGCATTTTTCAAACAGGCTTTGCCAGTGCAGGGCGACCCCTGTTTCCCCTTGAAAGACCAGCAGATCGGGTTGAAAGCTTTCGCATTCCTGCAGGGCAGAGGCCAGGTTGCGTACGGGCCTTTGGCGGGTTGTGGTGGGGTTTTCTAAAAGCAGCCCTGGATAGCTGCGTAAATCAGAAGGCTTGAGTTCCTCATCATCGGGGGGAGCATATACCCCCAGTACCAGCAAACGCATGGATAAAACACCTCTTGAAGTACTCTAGCACAGTCTTGCTCAAGCTGACGATTGCCCTTTGAATATGCTATGATTTGGTACGTTGATCACACTCCTGGTAAGCAAGAGCCAGGGGCCGGGCCTGCCCGCCGGAAACGCAGCAGAACAACAAAACAGCAGGAGAAACCGAGGCATCATGGCTGCTCCCGCCATTGGGATCATTTATAATCTTTATAAAACCTATCGCTGCGATACCCAGCATATTGCCCAGGAAGTGGCTCAGTGGCTTTCTGCCCGTGGCGAAAACGTCTATATTTTTGCATCACACTATAATTCCAACGAAGAGTTTGAGAAAGATACAAGTGATGTGCGCCTGAAAATGGCCTTGGTGCTGGGGGGCGATGGCACTGTGCTTTATGCCGCCCGTATGCTCGCCCCCCATGGCGTGCCCCTACTCTGTATCAATGCCGGTTCGCTTGGCTTTATTTCTGAAACAGCCCTCGAAGATCTTTACCCAGCGCTTGAAAAGCTTTTGGCGGGTGAATATGTGATTCAGGAACGTTCCATGATGCAAATTGAGGTTCTGGATGAAAATTACCAGCCCCGCCTGATGTTTCATGCCCTGAACGATGCTGCGATTATGCGTCACCCGCTCTCGTATATTATCGACCTGGCGACCTATGTCGATGGCGAATATGTCACCACCTACCGCGCAGATGGCCTGATCATTGCTTCAGCAACAGGTTCTACGGCCTATTCACTCAGTTCGGGGGGGCCGATCATGATGCCCGATGTTTCAGCCTATATCATCAACCCGATTTGCCCCCATGCTTTGTTTAACCGTTCACTGTGTATTCCTGAGTGGAAAGAAACCATGGTCAAAGTGCTGCTGCGTGAACCCACCCAAGAAGTCTTGATTACGATTGATGGTCAGGCCAATCAGCAGCTTTACCACCGCGATATTATCAAGATCAGCCGTTCATTTTATAAAACCCGCCTGATCAAATTCCAGAAAAATGATTTCTTCCATATTATGCGCCAGAAACTGTTTCTAGGCCGTTAAAAGCTGTCTCTCTTGTTCCCTCCACACGACACGGCCCCCGGTTTATCCGGGGGCCGTGTTCGTTGCCCGTTTGGGCTTGATTTTAGGCTTTGTTCTGCAAAGGGCAGGTATTCAGGCCAAAGAGCTGGTAAAGGGGGCACCAGCCTATCAGGGCGGTTCCCAGTGGAATCAGAGCCACCAAACCGAGCCAACTGCCTGTCATCATACCGAAACCGCCAATCCCTGCAGCCAATACCAACCGGATGATGCGATCCATATTTCCTTCATTTACTTTCATGGTCTCAATCCTCTTTCTGTAGCTTTCTATTTATAGAATACCCCCTATTCTATATTTGTTCAGTAACTTTAGTTACCGAGGAGAGAGGAAGCTCTTTTTTCTCTGAATTTATACTTGAGTCGAGTTGGTTTACCCGTTCTGGATATTGAGCCAAAGAGGCGGAGGCTTCAGCCAGTTGAAAGTTCTGAATTTGCTTGAGTAGTTTTTCTGCCCAGTTTTTGAGTTCGTACAGGTCTGAGGTTTGAATGAACTTCGCTAAATCTGCGACAAAGCCCTCTAACTCATCAAGAATCAAGGAGTTTTGAACTTTTCTCCAGCGTTCTAACCAGTCTTGCTGAAGTGAATGGATCAACTTAATTTTTTCATCTGGTGTCAATAGATTGATTTCATCAGGTTTTTGCTCAAGACTTGACGCTGAGCCATTGATGAATTTCCATAATTGTTGAAAGAGTTCACCTCGCACGATCGGTTTGCGTAAAAAGCCTGAAAAACCCTCTTGCATAATCTTGTTCTGCTCTTCTCGAAGTGCAAATGCCGTGAGTGCAATTACTGGAATTTGTGCTGTTTCGGGCCTGCTTTTTAAATATCTCAAGGCCCCAATGCCATCTAAAATGGGCATTTTAATATCCATCAAGATCAGATCGGGCAGATATTTTTGAGCCAAATCACAAGCTTCTTGACCATTTTGAGCCTGATAAACATCAAAGGGGAAGGGTTCCAGAAGCGCCGTCAGCAGTACCAGATTATGAGGCACATCGTCGACGATGAGAAGCCGTGCTGGCTGAAAAGAGTAGCTTTCTTCAGGTTCTGGGCTCTGTTGTAAATCCTGAGCTTCAGCGACAGAGACCTGGGGCAAGATCACTGTAAAGCAAGAGCCTTGATGGGGAGGCTGAGTCTCCGATTTGAGTAAGATACTGCCCTGCATCATCTGAACCAGAGAGTTTGAAATAGCAAGCCCCAATCCTGTCCCATTCTGTTGAAATGTGCTGACTTGTTCAAAGGCACTAAAAATACGCGTTTGATCTGTTTTTGAAATACCGATTCCGGTATCTTGAATCGCCAGCCTAAGCTCTCCTTGATCTTTGCCTTTGCTTTGAAAAGTCGCTGTCAATTTGACTTGACCTTGGGATGTATATTTTAGGGCATTGCCGAGCAGGTTGAGAACAATTTGGCGCAAGCGAAAACGATCCAATTTCAACCAAAGGCTGGATTCAAAATTTACTTCTTTATAAAATTGCAGGTTTTTCTGTTCAAAAGAAAGCCGCATTAAATCTTCTGCTTCCTGCAGCAACTGGGAAAGATTGACAGGTTCTTCCTGGAGTTTGATTTTCCCAGATTCAATTTTTGAAAGATCCAAAATATCGTTGATAATATGCAGAAGGCTTTCCCCTGAACTGTTAATGGCATGTAAATAGCGTTGGTATTGGGGCTCTTGGATCTGCTCTTGTAGCAGTTGGCTAAAGCCCAAAATGG
This genomic window from bacterium (Candidatus Blackallbacteria) CG13_big_fil_rev_8_21_14_2_50_49_14 contains:
- a CDS encoding GNAT family N-acetyltransferase — its product is MSEPPRFIFRILKPEDSRAYRAVRLESLKTFPECFGADYQAQSQLPKLFFEQEIETGSRENIMLGAFADSRLIGLCGLIRPQSDRAEIIQMYLNPRYQGLGLGAKLLAEATEIAQTHLQAKTLSLAVFTHNQQALRTYLKAGFEIVSTQPERNEYLMQKKIG
- a CDS encoding cytochrome C biogenesis protein — protein: MDPFARSVDIWTALGAGVFSFISPCILPIIPSYMFFISGTSAGALQAEEMEINEKKRQQRQIIFSSLFFILGFSLVFVALGATATSLGGLLKTHQDLLRKIGGIVIIVLGLHMMGVIQIKALLYEKRMHLKARPPGYFGAFLVGLSFALGWTPCIGPILGAILAIASTKNSVGEGIGLLAMYSLGLAIPFFVTALMMDQIFVHFRKLQKHMQKISIASGVFLILIGILIFTNFLQTLSNMLQGALILPLA
- a CDS encoding NAD(+) kinase, which translates into the protein MAAPAIGIIYNLYKTYRCDTQHIAQEVAQWLSARGENVYIFASHYNSNEEFEKDTSDVRLKMALVLGGDGTVLYAARMLAPHGVPLLCINAGSLGFISETALEDLYPALEKLLAGEYVIQERSMMQIEVLDENYQPRLMFHALNDAAIMRHPLSYIIDLATYVDGEYVTTYRADGLIIASATGSTAYSLSSGGPIMMPDVSAYIINPICPHALFNRSLCIPEWKETMVKVLLREPTQEVLITIDGQANQQLYHRDIIKISRSFYKTRLIKFQKNDFFHIMRQKLFLGR
- a CDS encoding DUF2892 domain-containing protein produces the protein MKVNEGNMDRIIRLVLAAGIGGFGMMTGSWLGLVALIPLGTALIGWCPLYQLFGLNTCPLQNKA